The sequence TCTTCAGCCGCGGGGGCGTCTTGGGCCCCGAGGGGGCGTTATCAACCGCACCCGGCTTCACCCCGGCCGCCGCTTCCTTGTTATGCGCCGCTTTCTTGCCGGTGCCCTTGGGGGCTGCGCCCTTGTCGTCTTTGGTCGTCACGTCCATCCCTATTCAATGACCGACTGGTCTTTCTTGTTGATCCGCACCCGATCCCCGTTTTCCAACACCTTGGTGCCGAGCCGGACCGGCTTGTTCAGACTCGCACTGTAGTACATCACGTTCGAAATCGCGATCGGCGCCTCCCGCTCGAGAATCCCGCCTTGCTTGACCTTCTGGTTCGGCTTCGTATGCCGCTTGACAATATTCAGCTTCTCAACCACCACCGACTGGTCGACCGGATGGACCGACAGCACCTTGCCCGTTTTCCCGCGCTCACGCCCGGAAATGACCATCACCGTGTCGCCCTTACGGAGTTTCACTTTTGCTGTTCCACGCACGCTCATCGCGATCCTCGCTACAGTACTTCCGGGGCGAGCGAAATGATTTTCATAAACTTCTTCCAGCGCAATTCCCGCGCGACCGGCCCGAAGATACGGGTCCCAATCGGCTCACCCTGCGCGTTGATCAGCACACAGGCGTTCCGGTCAAACTTGATGTAAGAGCCGTCCTCGCGCCGCACCCCCTTGGTCGTCCGCACAATCACGGCCTTGCTCACATCGCCCTTCTTCACTGTCGCCTGCGGAATGGCTTCCTTCACTGAGACCACCACCACATCGCCCAGCGATCCGTAACGACGCCTCGTCCCGCCCAGCACGTGGAAGCACATCACCTGCTTGGCGCCCGAATTATCAGCCACGTCCATGTATGTGTAGT is a genomic window of Nitrospira sp. containing:
- a CDS encoding 50S ribosomal protein L24; the encoded protein is MSVRGTAKVKLRKGDTVMVISGRERGKTGKVLSVHPVDQSVVVEKLNIVKRHTKPNQKVKQGGILEREAPIAISNVMYYSASLNKPVRLGTKVLENGDRVRINKKDQSVIE
- the rplN gene encoding 50S ribosomal protein L14 produces the protein MIQDYTYMDVADNSGAKQVMCFHVLGGTRRRYGSLGDVVVVSVKEAIPQATVKKGDVSKAVIVRTTKGVRREDGSYIKFDRNACVLINAQGEPIGTRIFGPVARELRWKKFMKIISLAPEVL